The nucleotide sequence TTGGCATTACGGCCCTTCTCCCCATGAAACGTCCTCCCCCCACCCtcttctcaaaaaaaaaatcaaataagtaTAATTTTTCCTTTGATGTCATTAAATAAGTCATGgaacattgtaaaaatatttgctgGGAAATTCTGACTGACATCAATAATATTAAATCATAAATCAGAATTCTAAAATATCTAATTTTTCGATAAAAACAGTTCTAGTTTAGCTGCATGCTAATTTCTGTTTAACATTTTGGACATTAATTTTGAATGCTGTTTTCCGCCAGTGATTGTAGAGATATCatattattctgtatttttttgtttaaacttATTTCCAATGTTCGCATTGTATTTGCCTTATACTTTGCCTCATTTGAACTTTACAACTTCTGGTGTGGTGCCCTAAATGGTCTCAATTATTTTGATCTTACAGCTCAATGACTCCCACTTTACCCGATGTATTGAATTGGGTAAGCCATAACAACTTCCCCtaaaaaatagtatttaaaaaaCCTATTGTAAAATGTGTATTTCTTgaatagaaaaatttgaaatttagtgaATGAAATGGCATAATTATTATGTCCCAAAATGTTTGGCACACTGATGGTCTTGCAGCTTGAAGACTTCACAATGAATACCCACCACTTTGGCCAGGATAAGCCATGCTAAACACACTATTTGTGAAAAATTAATTGCGTTTCCGAACTGAGTATCGAATGGAAAAACTTTGATTTAGTGAAGGCATTTGTAAACTTATTTCCCAAAATATTTGGCACATGTTACATTATTTTcagggtactcctgtagtgtgtgtaccaggttagggttaggccatatttcaTTCCTAtcttccttgttttagttctatttcgattttggggactgtctgtgttagccaagtgaatataccccctgcccatagagttccgtccctttacaaaatttgatgtaaagtgggcgaacaaaattagttccctccatattggtacacacacttctggaccGCCCTCTTTAGTACCCATGATGACTTTAAATTATTCGCCCTGTTTCAATTTGTTAATCACAATACATTAATGCGACTTTTGTTGTTTAATTGTAGATTATTAGTTAATGTTAACGTTAATATACTTGGTAGCAGTCTACAAAAATGGGAAATGAAGCTTCGCAACCGACTTCAAGTAAAAAGATTGAAaacgacataaaaataaattggaagCAGCTCAGTAAATGCCCTTTTCAACCAAGAGAAGGGCAGTGCTGTGCAAGCAtcagaaataaattatatatttttggtGGAGTTATTTGCGGCGCTGAACAGCAAACTGCGAATAATAAAGAGTCAAATCAACTTATTAGTTTCGACGTAGAATCGAATAAATGGGAAGAAGTTGAAGTATCGAATGAAATACCAGAACCACGATCAGGAGCGACGCTATCTGCTGTGGGAGATAAGTTATATTTGTTTGGAGGTTTGAGTGAGAACCATGGTTGGCTAAATGACATGTATGTCTTTGAAATAACAAGCGGAAAATGGTCGAAAGTTTCTAAATTTGAGGGTGAACCTCCATGTCCAAGGGATAAATTAACATCTGGTGTGTTTGGGACCGATGTATATTATTTCGGTGGGTTTGGACCGGGTGCTTCTCCCACTGATTTGGAAGATATTCCAGAAGATGACGGCGATGAGaattatgaagatgaagaagtaCAAGAGTTTGAACAAGAACAGCAAGCCGCCATGTTCACCTGGTTTAACGATGTTTACAGATTTGATACTTTAACACAGCGTTGGGATTGGTTGCATAGTGGAACTAATAGACTATCTCCAAGCCCAAGAGCTGCACACACAATGTGTACCATGGACCAATCGTTGATCGTTTTCGGTGGAAGAGACTCTGTCGGACGTAAAAATGATGTTTGGTCGTTTTCAGTTGCTACAAATGAGTGGACCGAGTTGACAACACTAGGTTATGCTCCTGAGCCACGTTCGTTTCATGCTGCCGCCGCTATTAGTGGAAGAATTGTCATTCTTGGTGGTCGTGGAATTGACAATACGCATTTCAAAGACTTTCATGTATATGATCTAGACACAAATCAGTGGTTTCAACCAAATTTTTCTGATGACGCTGCCACGCCTCCAGCTATGGGGTTACATTCACTCTCTGCCGTCAAAAATCATTTATTGCTTTGTTTCGGAACGTCAGATCTTGACCCGGTATTGAACTCTTGCACTACATTTTATACAGATTGTTATGCAGTGCCTGTTGAGAATATTTTGACTGGTGGGGCTTTAAAGAAAGAAGAAACCGAGCAACAACAAGTGAATGAACAACAATCTTCTTTACCTGCATTCCTGAACTTGCAACCAACATCCAATAGTAGTAATAACTAGGAAAATTTGTAGAAattagtttattattattatgttcatGCCGTAGATGAAATCATGGTTAACGTCGATGATCTCCATAAGCTTCAGTCCATATTTTTGGCATGGCTGTAAGATTAagattctattcaattcaaaactATTTGAAAAACTGGCTCCCACTCCCACCACCAAAATACAGACTTCATTATCCTGACATACAGCCAGGGGAAACCcccctttttgaaatgtaaaaaaaggcatttttacATACATAGCAACTTTTTGTTGcttaaaacgctttttagaccgcCAAGACTTATGAAAACCTATTTCTTTCATCCTCTGGCCAGACCCATGGATCGTATGaactaacttggcaattagaaaatTATGGGCTACGCTTAGTGTATCAATTCAACTATATCTTACTAATATGTGCAGGTATCCCATGTCAAATTGAGCATAAACAATGTACCTGAATTTTTAATATGCCTTATTTCCCTTTTTATAAAATTCATCCGCCCACTGCCCTTCATTTATACCttaaattgtaaaaattaaaatttttgtagatttttttAGCCTTTCTTATCatactgatatatatttaatgtgTATCTTTTTAACTATATCTCACTAATATGTGATGTTATTGTTATCCAATGTCAAAGTAAGCATGAATTTTGTACTTCAATTTATAATGCAGTTGTTagattcaatttgaaataaaatttgttctgTTTTTTATTAGAAAGCGAGCTATCTAAGTCTATTTCAGTTTGttgtttaaataatttattccaaatttgtGACACCAGGTTACGAATTGCTGTGATGATGCCGTAAAGTGGATAAAGCGTTAGAATGGCATTATAAGTTGAACATCTCAGGTTCAAACACCTCTCCCAGAGTGCAAGAAATTGGGTAGGCAGTACTGAGCCGGAAAGATTCTGTTTCCTACTTACATATTCCCATTAGTAGAGGTTACGCGAGACAAACTCTCAATCCTTTTTTAATGTCTTAgtcagtagtgggattcagccggttcgcaccgagTCTATAGAACTGTCTCACAGTATTTTATGAGATCAGGGAACCGGTTGGCATTATTGAAAAAAACTTGACTTTATGTAACAGaatcggctgaaaaatatggcatttgttgatggaaccggctgacaaaatatttgaacctCACCACTGGTCTTAGTGCTAGTGGATTTGTATAATGCAAGAATAAAAATACGATTTTCTACAATTCAAGACACACCAAAACCAATATATTTCCCTAACATTTCGTTTAAAGTtcgtcagacaagcagtttacaggactcttgaattgcatagtatggtatttttattgtggtgaccgtacatttgaacccatgtgtatatccgcgggttcaatctatatgcaggtgctaaaacccatgggttagggttagtatgggttcaaatgtccgcaaaacaaaaaaatttctataggtgcaatagtatgcaggggttccattacatttgaacccatgacaattgcacctgtatgctattgcatctatggaattttttttgtttttcggatagttgaacccatactaaccctaacccatgggttttaacacccgcatatagattgaacccgtggatatgcacatgggttcaaatgtacgtgggttcaaatgtacggtcaccgtatgCAGGTGCTATTGTCGTGGGTTGAAATGTACGGGAACCTTTTATTGTTATTACATATTGTTAGATACCAGTGGCTGTttgtacagggccttgttctGAGCAAAAGGCATGAACTAGTGTTGTTAAAGGAAATTAACATGATTTTCACTTGCCCTGGTATACTTGAATACTTGCTGATGCCAAAGCACGGGCCCAATGGCATGTTCACCCCAGAGTTGTGGagtcaaaaaatattcacaaataacCTCTGactttgtaataaaaaataattttactgtGACGTCTATGATGTAATCCAGCTTCGTATAATAGACTGTTTTTAGGAACACTTAGTAAAGTTAAAgctttttaggtttctgaagaTAATTTTAATACTCAGCATAAAATTTAGACTCTCTACTTCGGAGAAGAGACTCTTTATAGAGTTTTATTCCAGTGATAAATGCATTTCTCAAATTCTTTATAGTCCTCCCAGTTTACCTCCATCATgaaaattattacttatcgatcttaagatcggtaagtatattgataggtatttgtctgtatgtatgtctgtctgtgtgtctgttagatgaacgcgatatctcgcgaatgcgaggttgaatctgctccaaattttgcatgtgcattcatcttatctcggaccagaaacctattgattttgggcgaattatgtcgtataattagcgagttatcaatcaattattgatatagtgagctagatttttgtaaagcgagagaattttgagacgagtgtgtgtgtgcgatgcgcagtgcgcaagttacaagagcggatgaatcgaaactgcagtttctgttttggggatcccctatcgatcgataagtcttcggtttccaaccgatattctcgtttatatcTTGAAAGCGAGCGGATTACTTGACTACTGTGTGTCACAGGTTGATTCATATAACTATATATAACtgtttgtgaattttatttttgacggaTCCTTATTCTATGCCGTATCAATTTCAATGCCTAACCAATGATAAAGGATAATGTTTTCTTTGACGAATTAAAACTCATGGAAGTCTGATTCAATACATACCGTACTATTTGAACACATTGAcctaatttaattgtgtatatAACTACAGTGTCACACAGTCTACTAAATTTTGTTCCATGGCCCTTCTTTGCAACAACGGTAACAGGCTCAAATGACCTTAGCAAAGTCGTACAAGTTATCAACTGGTGATAACTCAGTAACCCATACGATCAATTATTACCGACGATGTAGCTCTGTGACGAAGGTCTACCTCACAGACGCTAAAAACAAGAATCCTTCTACAACATCTTTTTCACCCCCATTGTTGAAGTTTCGTAACACTTGCGATTGCGTGAACTTAAGATTTTATCTCGTTCAAGAATGTCTATGTGGCGACATATTTAACTAAATTCCGTTTCATGCCCCTTCCTTGCAGCAACGGTAACAGGCTCAAATGACCTTAGCAAAGTCGTACAAGTTATCGACTGTTGATAACTCAGTAACCCATACGATCAATTATACCGACGATGTAGCCCTTTGACTCTGACGCTAAAAGCAAGAATCGTTCTACAACATCTTTATCACTCCCATTGTTAAAGTTTCGTAACAATACCGATTTGCGATTGCTTGAATTTTTGACTTTATCTCGTTTGAGAATGTCTATTTGACAGTGTTTGTATACGGTAAAATGTATATGTTTCAAACTCTTTTTATATCGTtgcggaccccctgtgcagtcattaCAGACCCCAGTTTGGCAAACCCTGTTGTAACTGACCGATTACAGTTTCTTCCAATTCCACATATTTGGTTTATCTTCCTCATGAAAATTATCTAT is from Styela clava chromosome 9, kaStyClav1.hap1.2, whole genome shotgun sequence and encodes:
- the LOC120338707 gene encoding kelch domain-containing protein 1-like; translated protein: MGNEASQPTSSKKIENDIKINWKQLSKCPFQPREGQCCASIRNKLYIFGGVICGAEQQTANNKESNQLISFDVESNKWEEVEVSNEIPEPRSGATLSAVGDKLYLFGGLSENHGWLNDMYVFEITSGKWSKVSKFEGEPPCPRDKLTSGVFGTDVYYFGGFGPGASPTDLEDIPEDDGDENYEDEEVQEFEQEQQAAMFTWFNDVYRFDTLTQRWDWLHSGTNRLSPSPRAAHTMCTMDQSLIVFGGRDSVGRKNDVWSFSVATNEWTELTTLGYAPEPRSFHAAAAISGRIVILGGRGIDNTHFKDFHVYDLDTNQWFQPNFSDDAATPPAMGLHSLSAVKNHLLLCFGTSDLDPVLNSCTTFYTDCYAVPVENILTGGALKKEETEQQQVNEQQSSLPAFLNLQPTSNSSNN